Proteins encoded by one window of Arachis ipaensis cultivar K30076 chromosome B04, Araip1.1, whole genome shotgun sequence:
- the LOC110271399 gene encoding receptor-like kinase TMK3 isoform X2: MVEMVLLDITQAFGSPIQLASSWRWNNTDCQQGNVVVAVNLSRQSLTGLIPLSFSNLRDLKNLNLSGNNLRDSIPKSLKTLLRLESLDLSYNNLSGEVSIFPPKLKLNITISLEDSRCISNGDMY, translated from the exons ATGGTGGAGATGGTGTTGCTAGACATTACACAAGCATTTGGGAGTCCAATTCAGTTGGCCAGTTCATGGAGATGGAACAACACTGATTGCCAACAAGGGAACGTTGTTGTTGCTGTGAATTTGTCAAGGCAAAGTTTAACGGGGTTGATCCCTCTTTCATTTTCTAATTTAAGAGATTTGAAGAACTTGAATTTAAGTGGAAATAATTTGAGGGATTCAATACCTAAGAGCTTGAAAACATTGCTTCGTCTTGAGTCTTTGGATTTGTCTTATAACAACCTATCTGGAGAGGTTTCTATATTTCCACCAAAACTGAAGCTGAATATCACCATTTCCTTGGAGGATAGCAG GTGCATTAGCAATGGCGACATGTATTAG
- the LOC110271399 gene encoding receptor-like kinase TMK3 isoform X1, with protein MVEMVLLDITQAFGSPIQLASSWRWNNTDCQQGNVVVAVNLSRQSLTGLIPLSFSNLRDLKNLNLSGNNLRDSIPKSLKTLLRLESLDLSYNNLSGEVSIFPPKLKLNITISLEDSRARRIWNRVQRNLI; from the exons ATGGTGGAGATGGTGTTGCTAGACATTACACAAGCATTTGGGAGTCCAATTCAGTTGGCCAGTTCATGGAGATGGAACAACACTGATTGCCAACAAGGGAACGTTGTTGTTGCTGTGAATTTGTCAAGGCAAAGTTTAACGGGGTTGATCCCTCTTTCATTTTCTAATTTAAGAGATTTGAAGAACTTGAATTTAAGTGGAAATAATTTGAGGGATTCAATACCTAAGAGCTTGAAAACATTGCTTCGTCTTGAGTCTTTGGATTTGTCTTATAACAACCTATCTGGAGAGGTTTCTATATTTCCACCAAAACTGAAGCTGAATATCACCATTTCCTTGGAGGATAGCAG GGCAAGGAGGATTTGGAACCGTGTACAAAGGAACCTTATATGA